A window of Dysidea avara chromosome 1, odDysAvar1.4, whole genome shotgun sequence genomic DNA:
CATTTAGAGTATTGGTGGATGAGAATGTAATGATTAGGTTATGAGGCTCAACTGCTGTGAAGCAGACACTAAATGCATGATGGCTTGCAATGTAGGTAAGATACTAACTATGTATGGCTGTGCCTAGTCAtgtgaattaaaaaaaacaaaaaaaaacttggaCAAAAACCTAAGAAAAGAAAAAGTTTGGCTATAAGGTTCAAGTCTGGGATCTCCATACTGTAGCTCAATTGCTCTAACCTCTGTATCACTGCTCTGCCAGCTACCCTACACCCTTAGTTTGTACTTATATAAGTCATTCATGGAGAAGCCTAATCCTAATACCAGTAAAGAGGAAACCAAACCTTACCCTAGTACAGGatgtgtgccctaaagtcgaatgctcaggGAATATTACTAGATGTGTATCCTAAAGTCAAATACATAGGGAATATTACTAGGCGCATGCCCTAAAGTCAAATGCTCGGGGAATACCAGACGCATGCCAACACTAGCTTGCCTCAAACTCAACAAAGCCTTACCTTCACAGAACTGGTGTGTGAATTACTGGGTGACTGCGCCGTGGCTTTAGCAGCAAAATTTCCAGCCACGGTGCCGTGGCTCTAGGCACAGCAATTAATGTTTATTTATATTTGTACTAAAACAACTAAGTTCCCATGCACAAAAACAGCCCATTGTGACCATTTCAACTTCCTTCACTTTCATTCATATCTATAGCTATTCAAACACTAACCAGCACTTCTTATCACTTTCATTACAGCAGGTTTACGACATGATTCTGCCATCTGTTTCGGTGTTTTGCCATATTCATCCGTCACAGAAATATCTGCGTTGTTGGCTAAAAGCACTCGTACACAATCCACACGACCAGTAGATGCTGCTATGTGTAGTAAAGACCATCCACTGTTGGCACGGCTGTTTACATCGCCGCCATGATGAAGTAGTAACTGTAACACTTTAACGTGACCATTGCTGACTGCTTCGTGCAGAGGTGTATACCCAAACTTTCCACGACGGCATTCGAGTCGTGACGGGAGGTCATTGCAAGTGGAAATAAACTCTTCAATTTTCTTATACTTTCCATTTTTACACCAGTTATGAAGGCGGGCGTCCTTGCTAATCCCTCCATGTGCCATAGTAAAAACGTTTCTTCAGCCTCAGACCGAATACCATAACGCATCGATAATTCGAACGAACTTATTTCAGGCACTTGCAACCGTCCCCTCAGAAGCGCTTAATTAGGTGGCATGTGTGAATGAGATGATCGTCTTATCTGAAGGAGGGTCGATTGAACTCGCGGATGGATTCTTCTTTTAGACGATgctctttttttttcttttttttccccggggtgcctgcaccccttgccaccacccccagcaccagatggtaaaagtgctggacaaaaagactgtaaactcaaaaaaatcaatgagatggcaacacttggccttccgaaatagcaaggtcaagtgctccaatagtCACAGGGCTGCCACGGTGTGACCTTGCTCCACGCAAGCAGGTCACTGCTGACCTGGGCAAAGAGAAGCTGGTGGAACATCTAATCCATGATACAACACTGCTGTAAGATTGGCCCCGTTGAGTAGATAGAATAGAAGCTAGACGCTTATAAGCAACTGTAGCTGCACTACCCATTCCTCCAAAAGTGGATGAGAAAACCAATGGAGTGAAtgagcccatttcaacatctCTTATTCTCTGTTCATACATCCTTTGTTTATCTCTTTCAAACCTTCTGTACAAGGAAGTAACCGCTGTGTTTCGATAACTGGGAGCAGTTGGATTGAAAattctaacatcaaagaaagccttCTGATGACGACTTCCCCAAAAACCATGTGCACTTACATCTAAACGTGCCTCATTCTCCACATTAGCTGTGGCATAGCGAAAGGACTCACCAGACAGGGGTTGCAGCACTGGTTCAATGGCCACATTATGACATACTTCAGACAGAGCAGCAGCAGTGAAGTCCCTAAGTTCATTATGACGTAGAGTAGGGAAACCACCTGTAGCACAATTCATTGCATGATCAACAGTAAAGCCATGACCACAGACACACTTAGCAGGTAGACTATTGGGCAACCAACCATATCGTAGACACAGTGCATCCCTAAATGCACCTTCATGGAGAGCAAAACCATGTTCTTCAATAGGAAGCACTGATAACCATGATGAGGCACCTTTCTCACTAGATAAAGAAACAATACGACGCAAACTAGCTGGCAACTGTGGTGTGAGTTCCGATTGCTTACAAACCAGCTGCCGATGTCTCAAAGCTATAACATCAGCCTTAGCTTGACGCTGGGCACTAACCACTGACATCCTAAAGCAAGTTTGTTGTTCAATGATCTCCTTGGTTAAAGATTAGGTAACTTGAATGGAAAAATCAAATTCAAAGTTAGCGGCATTAGCAGAAGGGTTACACAGACCCAGGCCTCCCATTCGTGCTGGAAGAGAAAACAACTCTCGCTCTAAATCACTGACAAAATTTCCAGTAACAGCAGGAATAAATTCTGTAAAAATAGTTGTTTCAAGAGGTTGAAGATAGTCAGAAATTCTGGGCAGCATTCGTAAAAAATATGTCCACCTACTAATAAGACCATGCGTGAAAGCGCAATAAGCAGCATGAGGCTGAGCCTTTGCAATCACACTTAACTTCCGCACACAAGACACCCAATACTCAACCTTCTCATTCACATAATGCTGGACAAAGGTAGGAGATCCTATAGCAGCACCAAGGTGACGCTTACCCTCCACTGTGATACTCACACCACATCCATCAAAAAGATTCTTAGCTAAATCTAGATGTTCTGCTTTCACAATCAGCCATGATTTAGATGGTTTTACATTGTAGCCAAATGCAGGACCCAAAGACACAAGGGCAGACCATCACTTGCGCAACCCAGTCAAAGAGCCAGCAGCAGTAGCATCGTCAGCAAACCAGGCCTGTCTTATTTCACAATCACGTATTGCATCAATTAAAGGGACAACACTAATGGTGTACATTGCCATTGCTAATGGATCGCCTTGTGTTGTGCCCTCAGAAGAAAATAAATGTTTACCGCCATCGATAAACAGAGGAACTTTAGCCCTatagtagcgatttccaacctaccaatttttcacacatatttttgctacttaaattatacaccttcaataaacgtttcacaagctgccgttccagtaaatggtagccaatgcttcgtacttcgtaatgcactttactggattaaaatccatgcggtatttattgaaatatagcaaatcaaagtttgagaaataaaaatccccataagaagcccatacaaataattgcgtacgtaattctaattggaagaatgcgGCACCTGTGATAGtcgaagtttccgagtgtttccgcgtgaatctgcagctgatgaggacgaagaaagtggttctgggcaaaccgtatatgctgatttcgattttgccatgtgttttttgattggaggacgattgatgttggattacgatggaaatatgacccttttaaaggtaaatcgccatctaacactgctcagaattcagcattacaatcaccctggacttcaaggcatccccctgcatcgatgcaagtatagtttgaaggtgagcagtttgttgtcttgcgcggaattgcaaaataaggttcaatgttgagcataatcttttcaaaagtggagactggcatgtgataccaaccttacatggcttcacacgtacctgttgttatattctggtgcatttactgctgttttgatccattttatagcagctttagTGGTTGTacttttgatcagaaactatttataatttctctttgtagtatagtgatgtcattgtgttatataataattatcatccttagtgcttacaatgtgacaaataaagctgagcagtgtccaaacaaatctattttaacaataatgttgctcttacattgtgttatctgattgtcatgcttgtttccgaagtacgtgttaattgtgacttgtgatgccagtacttgccatttataaaatattactgatttttctagttagctgTTCCAGAAAATGCattgggtacctgtgtatacttagtattacacaatacacacagttttatttgtgaatcacttgctttattcatgtaatattctgagtggtcagtctacaaagaagtggtcacttttgagaggttttacttagttcatatgctgttcttcataaaatagatatgtggtgaaaatttcatgtcgttattagtttcctatatagatttatgacactttgtatattgtgtttggtgccatgcaatatacataaaaagcattgaagtgctgtacacaaaaatcatcacactgtcaacttcttttccttatatcttttgataggaaccactgattggagtggggtttgcactaaaatgaccctgaaaaaatgcacaatatttatcataccaatgaatgtatggaatgttaattatttaatttagttggaaatctctacctATAGGTGTTAATTAATATAACAGCTAAGGATGGACACAGTATAGATATGTTATGGAGGGCAACTTGACGGTTAAAAGCGTTACTTGCATCAACTAGCAATACGGCCTCTGTATTCTCCTTAGCAAACAAAGAACGCATTGCATGTATTGCAACTTCACAGCCTGCATTCTGACCAGCACAGAGTTGAAGAGGGccagctacatttttgtggtcaGAAagaaatatagctagctacagaccTACTTTTTAGGGCGTGGTACTGTTAATTTACGAAATGATCATGTGAACGCAATTAGTATTAGcagtattagtatttgtgttacaggtaaagaaggctcaaggagcctgtaaagcctgatctgtacaaaaagaatttaacaaatttgtAACTGCAGTGTGATAGGTGACATCAGTAATACAGTATGACATATCATCTCTCACATATGTAGGAAATACTATGCATAAGGTCATATTTCCCCATATGTTGCACAGAAGGACCTCCAGTCTGACATATCCTACACTATAGTCTTGCTGCATGATAGATGACATTTCATACAGCACGACACGTTATCTATCACATATGTGGAAAATGCTAAAGGAAACATCATTTTTCCTATAATTTATGATGAACAGGTGGACAGACCAGTCGGCCTGTCCTACACCTATCCTTCAGTTCTGTAAGTGTGGGATAGATGGATATTTGTCCAGTGAAGGATAAAGGAGTTTGTACCTGTACATCCATATTATACGCATAAAATTTACTTACCATGGTGGCAGTATTatattttgtataattataataccTCAGTTCACACACGAatatctttttctttttccaaaAATTGCCatgcccactatagccctacAAAAGTCTTTTTAGTGGTTGCATGTTGTCTGAGGACTtcacatgctcattattttgcACTCACACTTTCTCATCTGATAATGGTCATGATAACATCATAACAATAATACTTCGCAAAATAAATTAAGcaactactgtagctataaattcatttacaaagggagagattggggtaatgaattaTAGTCATCATTGTTCAACTATCCATCCAGGGAGACAGCAAATTAGCCTGTGGCACAGGAAGTCAAAAACCTGAATCTGAAAACtatgttgaatgcagaaaaaatcccagaccaggtgtTGACTTAATCCACAGACAGCCGCTtacagtctaggcaagtgcctgagAAGCCACATAAcctgggatccaggattttcTCTGCATTCATCCAGTACTAAACAATTGTGACTTCTTGTTTTTTCATTAGGGTTTATCATTGTTcaactatcccactagggacctgcaggGAGGCAACAAATTAGCCTACCAATCTACCATTGATCATTCTGTCAAAAACTAGAACTACTGTAAGAATTTCAATTTGTAAGATGCTTGAATAATTTCAATGTGTGATCTCTTGTTGTAATTAAAGCAGATGAGGTAAATAGCTAATTGATTAATGATCAGTATCATGGCTGCCCTTGAGAATTCAAAGTTACGGTCTTGCAGAGAGGACCATTAAGACAGTAAAAATGTATAGTGCTGACCCCTACATGGCTCTCTTGAGTTTTCACACAACACCTATACCTGGTGCAAATTCAGTCCTGCTGAGTTGCTGATGGGAAGGAAACTGAAAACTGATGTTCCCAATCTCAAAACTGAATTTACTCCTCAATGGCCATACATACACACTTTCAGAGAGAAAAACAAGGAATACAAGAAGGCTCAAAAACAAATATGACCAACGACATAAGACAAGTTATCAAGATCCACTGCCTCCAGATTCGCCCTGAGTGTGAATTAGAACAGGGAATGATCAGCCAACACCAGGAAATGTTGTCTCCCCAGCTGAAACCCCTCCATCATATATTGTAGAGACACCAAATGGGGAATTGAGAAGGACACACTATCACCTCACAGAAAGGTCCCTCGTTATAACTTGGTTTCGCTTCGGAGTAACCCTGAGACCTCCAGATAGATTGAGGCCATAATGTGGAAGGGGAGATGTGGTGTGACTGGACTTTTGTATCAATGTGATTTATGTATGATTGTTGTACACATGTTGTTCTACGCATGTGCGATTAATGTATTCCAATTATTGTCAATCTCACAGGTCACCCCTTTGTCAATGGTGTTGTATAGAGATGGCAGATTTAAGTGTCTCAATCTGTCGTGGTGAGGAGGAAATTTTAGGAAACAAAAAGCATGTACCCACAGCTGGACTATATAATACTGTGGAGGCTGTGGTGCATgtacctggtttaaaaattgtTGGACTCATTCTTACATGCATTAACAAATCCATATTGCATTGATATTTTGTGTATGCTCATATTTCCTGCATGTCAAATCAAAATGCTCCAGATTGGAAGTATATAGTTTGATATCCACATTGCAAAAAAGTTTGAAATTACGTGTAGTTTATACAGTATTTCAATTCTGCAGTGATTTGTCTTGTGCTTATTTATTAAAAACAAAAAATTGTCACACATAAACTATGTAGATGTAGATGTCTGTGTCCATTGTTTTGCTATATGCCTAGTCACATGCAGTACAATTATAACACCTTAATATGCAGCCCTAAGACACTGACAGCTGCATCTAATCACATTATGGCCATATACACGTAAGTATCCAAAAATATCTTTACTCCATAACTTGTATGACATAGTCAATAATTCTACTAGAGGTGCTGAATGTTGACTAAATAAATGATAGTACACACAATGTGATGATAAGTTACAAGTTATGAAAGTTTCAAAAAGTAGGCAAGTTTCATAATGGCAAAAATACAACTGCAATGCAAATGGCAATGCAGAGCTACAGTATGTAAAACtaagtgtatatgtatgtgtgtcacaCTATCGTGTTTAATGAAATCTCTGCTGTTACTGCTGGTTCTTTGTGGTTCCATCTCCCTCTTTCTGGCCTACTGCAACAGAATGTTTCTGTTGTTCTTGTTGTTGCTGATTTGCAGAGTTGGAAGTATATGTGGGGTTATCAAAAGTACACCTTGAGTCAAAAACCTCATATTGCTGATGATTCCTAGACAAAATAAATAGCATGCAGTTATATAGCATTCATTACATTTCTAACTAAATACTGTTGAGTACTTCAATAACAACAAACACAatttgcttttgtttcattgtaaatcatccgaaaaaaaatttttacatgaaaattttatcatgaatccttttttgcatgaaaataatgcAAATTATGGTACCATGCATAAACAGTAAATAaattgttgactgctctattagagtatcttgacctcAAAAAGTGGAGTGGCCTGTAAAATAAGAGTGGAGGGACTCTAGCCCCGTCCTGTTATGCTGTACAAAATGCAAACTATGAGGTGACTGAGATAAGATGAATAGCATACTTTACTTGAGATCAGGGGTGGGCAAGGGGGTTGCAGCCCCAAGCTGTCAGAAATTATTCCCTTTAAAACTAGTTGTCATTAAACAGTTATGCTgattgcattatactaactatacAAATGATTAGCTACCTACAATTCCACTAGTGAATCAACTGCATGGATTCTACTATAAATGCatcaagattgatatactctaataaagcagtcaccctaatagtaTAGTCAACAAATAAATATTAATGCTGacatcactctcagattcaatcttgagAATCTACtcctcaaaaatttcctggatggaggaagcatgcccccagatccatACATAGGGCAACTGGATACTAATATAAATGCCTTAAGATCATGAtacccaatagagcagtcaccctaatacaacaatcaagcTAATAACTGAAGCCACTCCTTGATTCAAGGTTTAATTTTCAAATTTCCTGGGAGCACATGCCGCCCAGAACCCCCTGAgttggcatgcttcacatgtTAGTGTGTTTTGTACACGAAGGAATGTTATCCTCTGGCTTTATCCCAACCCCATCCTCCTCCCCCCCCCTCCTTAAAAAAGGAATCTCATCCGCTCCTGCTTGAGATGTGCCGAATATATTAGACATTGAGGCAGGCATGATGATTCTCATTATTCATTACCTATTGAATACAAATTTGAATACAAAGCTCGATTTAAATgaaccataataattatatttcatttaattttaaagctaataaaaatttttaattctCTGATTAAACATTACATTtatattagtgttgcaccgataattggTTCGATAATCGATAtcgggccgatattggctactagccgattaatcggttttgactAAATCAAGAGCGATGATAATCTCCACTGTGCTgtatagtataatgatgtgggggaggctagacataagttatttggcattttaattaagttatgtgttgatggtttagatgtgactacaagccatgcccataataaactgtcagggtttaggccatgcccaacagtaaactgaggtgtttaggtttctatgtataaccagccacttgtctcagctgtatagcaatagtaaaatgtacttaaacctgtttaccatgagtaacttttacttgtggtagtGTAAatcgccaattatcggcaccatTTCATCACGCAATTGTAATTCCTTAATTCAATGGCATATGAACTTCCGGTttgaaccatttaacagagcagtcattcgTCTCTTAGCccatcaaattttaattatctcatGTGAATGAACGTCTTGTTATGAGGAAAATTGCAATGCCTATCGTGTGCCAATTATCGGCATGGGGTACCTATTATCGGCAACTGTACTTCCCCGattgaccaattatcggcacaatGTGCGATTTTGTGTGTAACTCCATGATGGCTTGTTGGTTCattgtgaaatttttatgggaggtgcagtccttggataactccATTAACAGAAGTTGTACGAAGATGAGGCCAGCCGTTcgagagatattcaggttagatgtaaaagcatactggtttccaatacaaaattatttatacGTGATTCCACATGATGCTTAACCAGAATGGCTTGTATAGcgctttaacaacaataatcactGAATGAAAACGAttctaagaaatgttttagaggataTAACAGCCCATTGCGGAACTTGGTAGCCTCCATAAATTGTACCCTGTAGCCTCTATAGTTTAcaagtgccgataattggtacctgctgataattggcgacttacgcTATACAtcaaactttacattttagcttagaatgagctgtatatcaatggttatgtcactaatatgattcatttaataatgatgaggatgagtgttagtgttattagtgtatatcggattggttatcggtatcggttaattctgttgcttaatatcggttatcggaataaccggctaatttggatatcggtgcaacactaatttatatatatatatatattaaccATAAGTCAATGAGTATTTTAAGCTATGAATTTATGCAAaaatgcagggccgcccagagaaattaaggggcccagggcaaaagttaaagtggggcccccaGGTTTcgcattctgaatcacaacttcacccaagctgtaagttgaagaccaagaaaaaaggtcattacatgctgataatgacaatagctgcccctcatcaaccatatctccttctttataagcttgctaaactactcctctgaagaatactgtaactgctctattagagtatctggatcagactgctctattagagtatataggtcTTTTAAACatgtattcaaggggcccctcctggggcccctttcaggctggggcccggggaaaaatgccccaccCACCCCTccccccccgtgggcggccTTGCAAAAATGTTTAGTTTTTGCATGTCTAGTTTACCTTTTGGATTGTAAATATTGCACTTTGTTGTTCATTAAAGGTGCTTGCTGATATTTGAAGCtgtttaagtgccagcccagaaaccacatgcaGCTGTTGCATATTACTACGTATCCATGTTAATATGTACTGAGGTTTTCACTAGCGTTCAAATCTGCGTGATGCTGTGCATGAGTGCGTAGCAGTTAGTGTGATTGCACACTCAACATTTTGCCATTACGCTTTCACGCACGGCGTCATGCAGATTCGAACGCTGGTGAAAACCTCACTATCCATGTTAAGCGCCCGTGTTTTGCGCCAGAGAACACGAGGAAGAGCAGCAtgttttttactttaaaatcatcactgaagtgttagcaaatgattgtctgatggatcaagaGTTACACTAGCACGAATTAGTCTAAAATTAAGTGTTATTTAAGGTGACAAGTGTGAACGTATGTTTCGCTTGTAGCCAACATGCATTcatgccttgttttctcgagtaatagggtatgctggtagtttgtattgtaattgtaagctgcttatgtaggggactATGGTACtagctggaatcacaaggcgttacaagctgctgCTGATGGTGTGCCTAGCGTAACCTATTCAAGAGCAATTTGCTGGAGACTCCAGCCATAGCAAGAAACTGTTCCcatgtgtgaagaagagaaaacagagcttcTTTGTGTTTAGACCAGcatttatgacatgttattttgaaaaaaagttggtgattgcggttaataagaatttgtgtggttattatatCAATAATGTCGGGCACACGTAATCTTTACACATGTTTACtgaaaaataaaactagtttttgagtgatagtcATAAACGCTTCAAATTTAGCATGGAGATAGAcagataaattctctacaggactatAAAAAAGATTTTGTCCATAGAACTATGGCTTCGCAAGTAATGGCGATGGAAACACGAGGGTTTGGTTAGTGAAACACACTTTCAGTGCTTACTTATTATCAATGTAAGCTATGGATTAATACTTTTCATAAATATGTGAGTTAGCACGATTTCCAGTGCTCTCTCTAGTGGTAAAGATGAAGaactagtttcgatttaagcgctcTGGAAAGAATCTCACGTAGC
This region includes:
- the LOC136265798 gene encoding uncharacterized protein — encoded protein: MNCATGGFPTLRHNELRDFTAAALSEVCHNVAIEPVLQPLSGESFRYATANVENEARLDVSAHGFWGSRHQKAFFDVRIFNPTAPSYRNTAVTSLYRRFERDKQRMYEQRIRDVEMGSFTPLVFSSTFGGMGSAATVAYKRLASILSTQRGQSYSSVVSWIRCSTSFSLPRSAVTCLRGARSHRGSPVTIGALDLAISEGQVLPSH